In the Euwallacea fornicatus isolate EFF26 chromosome 30, ASM4011564v1, whole genome shotgun sequence genome, AAGGGCATTTGATGGGATATTCTTTATTATATTGGAGCTGATTTCTCTAGGAGCCACCTTCTTGCCTGTAGTAACATTATGAGAATTTAAAAGCCAATTTGATGAAATCTCCCAAGTGTTTACCAAGTTGTTTATATAGATTTGCCAAAGGCATGGCAGAATTGCATTGGTAATCTCCAAATTTGGGATTTGTGCCTGATAATGCAATATCTATGGGAGGGTTTGTGATATCAGGGCAAGCTGCAAAGACTGCAGCTGAAAAGAGTCCATGCAACGCTCTTAAAATGCTCTGACTGTCTTGAGCCTCTGCTGTTGAAGACTCCATAAgtgccttaaaaaaaactcttaaaataaTATGGCAGGAGCACAAACTGACATTCATGGGTTAAATATTCAACaccaaaacaaaataaagctTAATTTGCCATTAAGTGGATTCAACCCCTCAAAGTGGCCACACTGTACAAATAGTGGGAGCCATAATAGGGGAACATGGTAGAGGCCGACACAAGCAAAGTCGTTTTGAAGACCTGATTCCACTTATTGTGCCAtatgagaatttttaattttcttttccagaaaaaaaacgtTGCAAAAACATACCCTGTTCAATATAGCCAAACGATGCTTGAGCTTCGTATTCTCAATTAAAAGCCTAGAAGCCTCAGGGTCAACAGTTTCAACAGGATCACCTTTGAGAGAAGATTTTAGCTCTTCAATTTTCTGCTTTAGAgcttttatttcagtttccTGTGGGAGTAATTTGATGGGAATAATTTGGTGTACAGTTCGTGGGTATAGCAAGTTATTAGTTACCAGAAACTAATAAGTGAACGTACTCACCGCATCTTGAGCTTCCTTATTATACTTTTCTATAATGTCTGTTTGCATTATATATCaataaatgaaagaaaaaaggtaCAAAATTCGTCACACCggtttgaaaataatgaaaatatggaATTTTAATCAGAAAATTAGTTAGGTTAAAAGTTGAGAGACATTAACGTCAACGTTGCGCATGCGAATTTACAGGCCACGAGAATTTGCTCCAATTAAAATGAAGATTCATGTAAAGcgaccatttttttctttttgataaACTTCATGTGTTTGCCGCAAGACGGCACGATCTTCCAAATTCAGCTATCTGTTAAGAATTTCAGCAATTTCCAGGATTTGAAGGACTGAAAGATACTTATAGAAACTAACCAGCTAATACCGCTTTCCAATGGAAAGAACGGCGAATATTACGGGTTTACGACAAAAAAAGTGTCCAAAGAAATGCTAtagaaatgatattttaaaacaaattaatatcaatacaacaaaaatttctttgcatGAGCTTTTTTTATCGAGGATTCAAAGGAAGAACAATTCGAGGATAATTAAAACAGGCGGAAAATACCCAAAAgtcttattttattaacatttaaaaaagtaagtttaaCTATAATACGTTACTTTAAGATCTAACGTAGTTATTGCAGCTGCCACAGTTGACTTGACTACGAACAAGGCAGTTTTAATATCAATGTTTCCCCTGACGATTTTACTTATGCTCCTTGCTCTAATAACTGTAATTGGTGTTCATAAAAAGTTGTCTTAAACAATGGAATCTTTCTAGATAAAGGGAGACTTAGAGGCGAATTATCATCTGTGGTAGCTAAAGTTGTAGAAGAAAGACATACAAGTCTTGGTTGTGCGTTatagagttttatttaaattatatagttCATTGCAGAGtgtgaaagaggtttttacaATGTTCCACACAACGAATAACTGACAAATTATTACTCTTTTGGCACTCAAGGCTATCCCTGGAGTTGAAGGGTGTTACATAATTTGGAGTAATCTAAAGGTCAGACTTAAGGCTATTATTAGTTAATTAccctggatttttttctagaaatatAAGACATCACAATAAGTACATTGTCGCAAACTCTTTAAAGTTTGCCTGGTATGAGAGACCATCCATGCCCACACAAACTGGGTTTATAACCTGGTGAACTACGCACCATATTATTAAAGTCACAACACACTATACAAGGGTTTACTGCTTTAGCAAGATCCAATAGAAAAGAACCTATTAATAACAGTAAATAGACTGCAGAATAAAAGGACCAGTATTGGATATTTTAACTTTGACCCAATTTATTCCTGCACTTTATTACGGccagagaaaaaattaacacttGGCTTCATCCAATATAAATTTACAAGTCATCAATGTTCAAATCAACTAACACCAACGTCTTTAATACTATTACTCCACATAAATAGTTTCAATTTCTCAGTCCGATTGATTTTCGTTAATTAGGAATAAACCCTACTTTCGGCGCCAGGGAAGTAATATTCGCAGACTTCTAACCACAAGGCGCGGTaacgaaaaattgaaactagAGTCCAGTAAATGTCATTGCGACTTTATAGTAACCAACTTACGACTCCTGGCACGGGCCTCCTGTCTGGTATTTGTGTATTCAAACCACATTACATTCGGAATTAACGTGGTGTCTCTTATCATTAACAGTTCGgaaattttccttcaaaaagtgttactaaaattgaaataatcttggaagaaaaattacttACCAAGTGACTACTTGTGGGAAAAGAGGGGTGAAAACTAGTGATGTGAGGGCAAACCAGAGAGTTGCAAATAGAAATCCCACAATTATGCCCCAAAGCACTTGAGAGTATGTGTGGTATTGTAAATACACCCGACTGATACAGACTAAAACTGCCACTGTCATTGATGATGAAATTATgagaattttggaaatattctcAATAATTGTATTGTTGTTCATGTGATGCAATCTATTACAAAAAAgtcttatttaataaattcaacaaatcAAGCCTTTTGACCTCACAAAttctgaatttaaaaagctgaaACTCAcctaatgaaaacaaaataaataatgtaagtggcaaaaaatgaaac is a window encoding:
- the LOC136347793 gene encoding dolichyldiphosphatase 1-like translates to MEESHTMLNTPQRYQESGESNQWVPLSLTLVEYPKGDIIGKILALISLAPFGIGAGFIALILFRRDLHTITFFLGTCFSEALNYILKHLICEKRPLHREDVHVEYGMPSSHAQFVSFFATYIIYFVFIRLHHMNNNTIIENISKILIISSSMTVAVLVCISRVYLQYHTYSQVLWGIIVGFLFATLWFALTSLVFTPLFPQVVTWKISELLMIRDTTLIPNVMWFEYTNTRQEARARSRKLVTIKSQ